A region of the Litchfieldia alkalitelluris genome:
TTGCCGACAATTCAAACTGTAAATCCCCAAGGGTTTCCTGAATGACTTCTTTTCCGTGAAGTGGTTGGGTAACATCTCCAAAAATGAGGGAGGTTTTATTGCCATTAATATTTTGAACAATAGATTTGACCTCAGGTAACCTTTTAGTGATTTCTTCAACTAACACTTGTTTTCTCGGGATGTTTTTCTCGGCAGTAATCAGAACCACCTGGACTTCCCCAGATTCCACACCCACTCTGGTGACAATTGTTCGCACAAGCCCTTTTCGATTTCGTTCATTATAGATGGAAATCTTTAGATCCTGTAAGATTCTCTTAATAACTTGTGTCACTTTATTTGTTGCCTCATGCTGGACCATACAATCTGCTATATCAATTAAATAATGTGAGTTTATCCCGTATAGTCCGGCAATTACCTTTTGCTTTTGTAAGCCAACTTGAAATTGACTTTTATTTCGGTAATTCCATGGATCTTCCATCCCAAGAGTTTGTTTTATATTAAGTTCTTCAATTGATACATTTGTATAACGTTCAAATGCTTGGACAACAATATCCCTTTTTTCCTTTAGTTGTTGATGATAATCCAAATGTTGAAGCTGGCAGCCGCCACATTGTTCATAAATAGGACACGGTGGAGCAATTCGATGCTCCGATTTCTTGCGAATTTTCTTTATCTTACCTTCAGCAAACTTCTCTTGCACTTTGGTCGCTTCGACAACGACTTCCTCACCCGGAAGTGCACCTGGTACAAAGACTACCTGCTTTTTAAAAAAGCCAACCCCTTCACCGTTTATACCTAAACGCTTGATTGTTAATGGAAAGGTTTGCCCTTCTTGAAGTTTTATATTATCATTAGACTTTTTTGTTTGAGGCTTCATCATTACAGCTCCATCTTATTTACTATACTCCTTACTAGTATAGCAAAAATTATCAAATCAAATGCAAAAACACACCTTTAAGCGTTTACCCAAAGGTGCCAAAGTGGATATCCCCTTCTTCTCACAATTCCAGGGACAGCCCCGAACCACAGCTCTAGAGCTAATTGATATTAAATAACAATGGTTCATCTATGTCCAATTTTTTTGTCATTAAATGATCTAGACTATGGAATGAATATCCATCAGCTTGAAGATCTGTTATGGCTTTTTCAAGCGCTTCAGCATTATCCTTAGAGACTGTATGAAGTAATAGAATTGCCCCGGGATGAATTTGTCTCATGATATTCTCATAAGCATATTCCCACCCTCGTTGTTGATCTACATGCCAATCAACAAATGCTAATGACCAAAATACATTTTGATATCCGAGTTCATTTGATAGTGCAAGTGTTCTTTCACTAAATACACCCCGAGGAGGACGTAAATATGCAACATCCTTTTGTCCTGTTAAACGCTCTGTTTCATCTCTAACTGAATTTAGCTCTCTTTTAAGGCGCTCATCACTTACCTTTGTTAAGTCGGGGTGATGCCAGGAGTGATTTCCTACAATATGACCTTCAGCTGCCATTCGTTTAACCAATTCTGATTGATCTTTTAGGTAATGTCCTGTTACAAAAAATGTAGCAGGGACATTCTTCTTCTTTAACACATCTAATATTTGTCCTGTATACCCATTTTCATATCCATTATCAAAGGTTAAGTAAACTTCTTTTTTGGTTGTATCTCCAAGATAATAAGTGCTATAATTTCCCAATAATACATTCAACTCTTCACCTGCATTTGGTGGTTCATGGTTTTGACTCTTTTTAAACCCCCAATGAATTGGTTGATTGGAATAATTCGCATTGGCATAAGAACTACATGAAAAGGTTATTCCAATTACAACAAGCAAAAAAACAATCCTATTCACCAAATGACCCTCCCTAAACTACAGCATGTTATTTGTTAATATTTGCAGAATCAGGCACTTCATGCTGGGAAGTGTTTTCCAATATCGTTTACTTGCTACATATCCTGTAGATCACTGGTTAAAATAGATGAGACATATTTTCTAGAGAAAGGTAACATGGTGCTATGGAAATTAAACCACTTGAACAAGTCGAGGAGCTCGCCTTAAAAAAAGTGATAATTTACTCAAAAAATCCTCTCCACTATATTGCTCGTTCAATGCTTGCAAGTATGTTTATTGGATTTGGGGTTATTGTTGCATTTAAAACTGGTGGTTTTTTTTACGCTGAACATTCACCGTTCACATATCCCATGGCAGCGATTACTTTTGGAGCAGCCATCATTTTAATCGCATATGGTGGCGGAGACTTATTTACAGGAAACACATTTTACTATACATACACTGCTCTTAGAAAAAAGATGAAATGGAATTTAGTATATAAATTATGGACTTTAAGCTATATCGGCAATATTCTTGGAGCGATCGTGTTTGCCTTTCTAATTTATACGACCGGTTTGTTCGATGATTACTCTGTTAATGGTTTTCTGTTAAGCGTTGCTGAGAAAAAAATCCATGCCCCCCTTTCCGAGCTCTTTTTCCGTGGAATTCTTTGTAATTGGCTTGTATGTCTTGCTTTCTTTATTCCAATGTCTTTACAAGGTGATGGCCCAAAACTTTTTACAATGGTGTTATTTGTATTTTGCTTTTTTATTTCTGGTTATGAGCATAGTATTGCCAATATGTGTACTTTTGCCATCGCACTCATCCTTGAACATCCTGAAACGATCACATTCGGCGGTGTTATCAGGAATTTAATCCCTGTTACAATTGGAAACCTGATTGGCGGAGCACTGTTAATGGGTGTTATGTATCATTATGTGAACAAGCCATTTTTAAAAGACGACAATTAAAAAGCCAAGACCACCATGTTTCAGTCTTGGCAATTTATTTAATCTTATCTTATTTAAAAACTGGTTCCTTGAATTGTGCAAGCTTCTCCAGAGATGATTTGTCCACATCTGCATGGAGACTATTTCCATGAGAGTCCATTGTTACAACTGCTGTGAATCCCTCAACTTGAAGATGCCACATTGCTTCAGGAATCCCAAATTGCATCAAGTCTACCCCATCTACACCTTTTATACAGTCTGCATAATATTGTGCGGCACCACCTATCGCATTCAAGTAAACCCCGCCATGCTCTTTAAGTGCAGCAAGTGTTTTTGGACCCATGCCACCTTTTCCAATTACGGCTCTTATCCCAAACCTTTTCATGATATCGCCTTGATAAGGTTCTTCTCGGATACTTGTTGTAGGTCCGGCTGCTTTTACATGCCAATTACCTTCATCATCCTTAAGCATAACTGGTCCACAATGGTATATAATCTGACCATCTAAATCAACAGGAGCCTCATGATCACTCAAATATTTATGAATCGCATCACGACCAGTAAACATTCTTCCGTTTATACGAACCACATCTCCCACTTTTAACTGACGAACCTGTTCTTCAGTAATTGGTGCTTGTAACTCAACCATCTTTGCTTCTTCTTTGGTCGTTTCTTGGATTCTTCCATCTTCTTTGGAAAAATCAATTTCTTCTCCTTCTTGGTATAACCAGTCATTTATATCACCTGAATGCTGGTCAAGAGTCACCCCAAGGCGGCGGAATGCCCAACAATTATATGCGACTGAGACGAAGAAGCTTGCAGGGATACGATTCATAACTCCTACCTTACAGCCAAGTAATGTCGCTTCACCACCAAACCCCATTGTACCAATTCCAAGCTTGTTGGCATTTTCCATTACATAGTCTTCTAACTTTTTGAGGTCTTCATGACTATTTTCATCTTCAACACTACGGAATAATTGATCCTTTGCCAGCTCATAGCCTGAAGTACGGTCTCCACCTATTCCAACCCCGATAAAACCGGCACTACAGCCTTGACCTTGGGCTTGGTAGACTGAATGCATAACACATTTACGAATACCATCTAAATCTCTTCCAGCTCTTCCTAAACCATCCAATTCACACGGAAGACTGTATTGAATGTTTTTATTCTCACAGCCACCACCCTTTAAGATAAGGCGTGCATCAATATAGTCTTTTTCCCATTGTTCAAACTTTATGACAGGTGTCCCATATCCCAAGTTATCTCCACTGTTTTCCCCTGTCAGTGAATCAACTGAATTTGGGCGTAGCTTCCCATCCTTTGTTGCTTGAGCAATTGCTTTAAAAATCGCTTCCTTTATTTTAAGTTGATTAACCCCAATCGGAGTTTTAATTTTAAAGGTTGGTAAACCTGTATCCTGACAGATTGGTGATACATTATCATCCGCCATCTTTATATTATTTGTAATGGTTGCAAGTGACATTGCAGCACGTGTCCCTGCATTTTCAAGTGCTTTAGCTTTGGCTACAGCACGTCTCACATCCTTAGGAAGTCTTGTAGATGTTTCCACAATTAACTTGTACATACTTTCTTGAATTTTTTCCATTTTTACTACCCCTCTCCCTTGTTTCCCCTATAAAACATATTCAATAATCACTTTTATATTATAAAAATTTTAAATTATTCTGACCAATTACTACAGGTACAATTATAACCTGTTACCTCTTATTCGAAAAGAGTTATGCAAACGGATACAGATCTTTTGGTGAAATTCGATGAAATTCGTTGGATATAGTCGAAGGTTTTTGGTTTTGGCTTCTGATTCCCAGACGGATGTTCAGCTCAGTCCACTAGTTGGGTGCTCACGCCGGACTCAGTTTGGTTCTCGCCTGTTCTTTAATTAAATGTGGTCGCATTTAGCTTGATTCCCGCCGCATTTTCTGTTATTCTCGCCGCATTTCTCACTCAACCCGCCGGATTCCATTGCACAGGTTACTCTCGGTGGGTGCTTGCGCCGCATTTTCTGTTATTCTCGCCGCATTTTTCATTCAACCCGCCGGATTCCATTGCACAGGTTACTCTCGGTGGGTGCTTGCGCCGCATTTAGCTTGATTCCCGCCGCATTTTCTGATATTCCCGCCCCATTTTTCACTCAACCCGCCGGATTCCATTGCACAGGTTACTCTCGGTGGGTGCTTGCGCCGCATTTAGCTTGGTTCCCGCCGCATTTTCTGTTATTCTCGCCGCATTTTTCATTCAACCCGCCGGATTCCATTGCACAGGTTACTCTCGGTGGGTGCTTGCGCCGCATTTAGCTTGGTCCCGCCGCATTTTCTGTTATTCCCGCCCCATTTTTCATGCATTTAGCTTAATTCCCGCCGCATTTCCTGTTATTCTCGCCCCATTTATCATACAACCCGCCGGATTCCATTGCACAGGTTCCTCTCGGTGGATGCTTGCGCCGCATTCAGCTTGATTCCCGCCGCATTTTCTGTTATTCTCGCCGCATTTAGCTTGATTCCCGCCGGATTCCTTAGCACAGGTTACTCTCGGAGGATGATTGGCAATTTCCTCAACTGAATTTCCTTATGAGATTTCTCCCACCAGCACTATTTCGGGTTCACGCCGCTTTTCAATCAACTCTCGCTAGATTCCACACCAAGGTTTCCCCTCAAATCCCCCCCCACAGAATACTATCTCAATCCAATAAAAAAACCACCAATAAGGCGGTTTATTCTTCTTCCCAATCATTTTTAAATTGGTCATACTTAAACTCTAAATCATCCAACATTTTGATTAATCGATCAATATCATCTAAATCTGTAGATTCAGGATCTAAAGAATCTATAACGTCTAAAAACATGTTTAAACGATTTTTCAAATATGAAATTTGTGAGTCTTTATCGTGAATTGCATTACCCAAGTAAATCGCTCCTTTCCGTATTATCATATTAAAGATGCTTATTTATGGCAATCTTTAAGAAGGTAATTTCTCTTCTTATTATTACCCGTATACAGATTAGTACACACTTTTTGCAAGACAAAAAAAAACGCTTAATCAAGCGTTTTTTTATTAATTCTTACCTCGGCTTTTCTGTAGCTATAAATCCAAATGATATATGATCTTGAACTGGAATCCAGGCCCCAATTCCTTGATGAGTTACATTTTTAACCACAATGCTTTTCTTACTTCCTTTTAATACGAGATAGACTTCACCGTAAGTTACTTTCCCTTTTTCGTTAACTGCAGGTGCATATCCATATAAATAGCCCAAGCGTTTTGATGGAATATTATAGATTTGGTCTTTTTTAGTGCCAGCACCGATGATTGTTGTAAAAGACAACGGAAGCTTTGTTTTATTCGCTGCAGTAATTAACATCATTTTTTTCACTTCATCATCACTGTCAATTTTTGCAGTTAAACCACCCTTAACTTGCTTTTGGGCTTCTTGTTGATAATGGATTTGGTAAGGTGCTTTTCCACCACGATTATCATAGTAGTTAGTATTAACCTTTTGATATTCCCAGTTAATGCTTGTTTCAGAAGATTCGTAGTTCAGCGCCCATTGTCCAAGATAAATCGTAGCACGATAACCTATTGCTAATGGAGTAGTTGAAATTGACGATTCGTTAAGGATTTTTATTAAATCCGGATTCTCAATTTTTACTTCAGCAGTATTAATTAACTCCTCCGCAAGATCACTTGGCTGTAAATATGGTAAATCTTGCGTTGGGTTTGGATAGGTATTTTCTTTCGTGATATTCATTACTGAATTAGGTATCTCAAATTTTTCAGCAGCTTCAGTTTCTTCTGGTTGTTGTTTTGGTTTTTCTTCCTTATCCTTTTTTTCCTCAACAGGTTTATCTTTATTTTTCTCAGCGAAAACATCATTCGACAGACTTAATAATAAAACTATAGCAGCAAAACAATGAAATAGTACTTTCATCTAAGAGACTCCTTTCAACCTTTTGCTGTTAGTTTTTTCGAATAAAAATGAAATTATCCATTCTTTTTTGCAAATACCTGCTTTTCTCTTGTTAACATATCCATACACTTTTCTAATGTTGGGAAGAACAATTGGATTAGAGGTCCTATACTGAAGGTAATTATGATCGTTCCAATTCCAATTGGGCCTTTAAAAATAAACGCAAGGATTAAAGCTGTAACTTCACCAATTGTCTTGGCAACCATTAAATTCACTTTTAACCTTTCCCTAATTGCGACCATTAATTGGTCAATCGGTGAAAGTGGAAATTTCGCCTGTAAATAGGTTGCAATCCCAAACGCAAGTGCAATGATTCCTAAAATCAACAGCAATATTTTTTGCCCAAAGTCAGTTGGGACAAGATCTCCGAACATATAAATAAGCCAAAAATCAATAAAAAAGCCAATCAGGGTAATCGTAATGATTGCTAAATAGGCAGGTCTTGATTTTAACAAAATAGCATTGAGGATAATTAAGATAATACCGACAATAATTGTCCAAGTTCCTACTGTAAAACCAATGATGTTGGAAAGTCCTACGTTTAACGCATCCCAAGCACCTGCTCCTAAATCTGCAACAATGGTCAAACTAATCCCTAATGAGATGACGAACAACCCAATTAGATAAAATAGCGTTCTATAGTAATAAGTTTTAATCATTCAAGTTACTCCTTGTGAATTCTATTCAATTTATTGTTAGTAAAATTTATAGTATATCAGACATCATTTTTAATTCATATTTTTTATTTCTTATGAAAATTCATAAAAAAAATGCGTTAACAACTTAACGCATCTTGATAAATTACTACTGTGTAATTAACTCAAATGTTTCCTCAATTTCAATACTATTCTTAACGGATTGTGCCATAGGGCAATTTTTTGCTGCTAAATGTATGGATTGTTCTATTTTTTTAGGATCTAGATCAGTCCCTTTAATTAAATAATGTATACAGATTTTTTCAATTCGATTCGCTTCAGCCTCATTTCGAGTAACAGCTGATTTTATTGTAAGATCATCAATTTTTATTCTTTTCTTATCAAGAATTTTTCTTAACACGCCACCACTACAAACAACAATAGATGATACCATTAGTTGAAACGGTCTATATCCATGTGCTTCATCACCTGCTACATGTAATTCACCAAATTCAAATTCTGTGGTAAACCCAACTTCCTTCATTTTAAATTCCATTATGTAATTCACTCCAGACTGTAAATTAAAATATGTACTAAAAATATAAATGAGATGCCACCTTTTAGCAAATGTTATCTATTAAGAATGCCTGGCTATCCTTTCTCCAACAGATTAATCTTGAGGTGCATTTGCTGGTTTTCATTGGAGATCGTAGTTTAAATTTAACCTAACTAATCTATTTAGTGTATCAGTAACAGTAAAAAACCCTTTATCGTGACAGACAACCCCAAACTTTTGTATGATGTATGTTGTGATTAAAATAACTCGATGTTTTTAATCAATTTTCTGTATTGGAGATCGTTATGCAAAATACAAACATTCGTTTTTGGGTTTTGGTTAGTATTGTAGCTATTTCAGGTTTCAGTCAAGGGATGCTTTTACCTTTAATTGCAGTCATCTTTGAGACTAGTGGTGTCTCTTCATTTTTGAACGGATTAAATGCTACAGCCTTATATATAGGTGTATTATTGGCTTCCCCTTTCATGGAGCAGCCCCTAAGAAAATTCGGATATAAGCCAATCATCTTGATTGGTGGATTAATTGTGATTATTTCACTTGCCCTCTTTCCTGTATGGCAATCATTTTGGTTCTGGTTCGTCTTACGTTTATTAATTGGGATAGGAGACCATGCTCTTCATTTTGGTACACAAACGTGGATAACCGACTTTTCTCCTGCTAACAAGCGAGGCAGGAATATATCACTTTACGGACTATTTTTCGGAATAGGTTTTGCAATCGGTCCTTTAATGACACCTTTAGTACATATTAATGAAGCTTTACCCTTTATACTATCATCGGTTTTATGCCTAATAAGCTGGTCATTTCTATTTTTACTGAAAAACGAACATCCTGAACAAGACGTAGAGATGAATTCCTTTTTTGATACAATGAAAAGATTTTCAGCAGCTTGGAAATATGGTTGGGTTGCCTTTTTACCACCGCTTTCATATGGATTCCTTGAGGCTTCTTTAAATGGCAGCTTTCCTGTCTATGCCCTTAGAATAGGATTAGATGTAAAAAATGTCTCCTTCCTATTGGTTTCATTTGCAATTGGTGGGATTGTTTTCCAACTGCCATTAGGAATATTGAGTGACAAATATGGAAGAAGGAAAACTTTAATAGCCATTCTAACACTTGGGTTTATAAGCTTTACAACAGCTGGCTTTCTTGAGCAATCATTTTTTCTACTCGCTTTATGTTTATTTATTGCCGGCATGTTTGTTGGCTCCACCTTCTCACTGGGTATTTCCTACATGGCTGATTTGATGCCTAAAAATTTGCTACCTACAGGGAATATTATGTGCGGAATCTTCTTTAGTCTCGGAAGCCTAATTGGGCCGTCTTTTGGGGGACTTTTTATTCAATATATTAAAAACATAAGTTTCTTCAGTATTATTAGCTTTTTGTATTTAGCAATTCTTCTGCTCATTTTGTTTAAAGGTAGAAAGACCTCTATGGTTATCGCGAATCAGCATTAAAAGTCCGACTATCAACAAAACAAGTTGATAGTCTTTTTATTTCTTTTTACCTATTTTTCCAAAAATCGTTAGATGCGGAAATCGAACATATCTATAATACTTCGTATTATTTGCTTGAAGAGATCGCCGAATAACTTTAAGAAAAGCGCAAGCGCGACTTAGTCAGCCCCGAAAAGAGATGGAAGATTCTGATGACTAGGGCTCTTAAAGCTCTCTAGTGATTTGGCGCTGGAGCTAGTCACCATAAATACTTGATTCAAATTATACACATTCTCTTTTCTGCAAACACCAGACCACTTGAAGGGCCTGGTGTTTTTGTGCACATTTGATCATTTTGATTCATATTATAAAAAAAGTTTTGCAAGACTTCACAATTAGAGCCTATTTTATTTTTAGAAGACATGATATAATTAAATTATAATAATTTTAATATAGGAATATCTCTTGTAATTTTGCTGCTGTCATACCTGACGGCAGCTTTCGCTATTTTATAAGGGTACTGATTCTGATTATTTTTCTCAATTAGAAAATAGGAGGCGATAATAATGGAAACTGAAATTAGAACACAATCTTCAAATAAACCAAGCATAAGTAACGTTAATAAAAAGAGACGCTTTCCTCTGTTTACACAAATAAAGGAGCATGGAGAATTAGTCGCAGCAATTATATCTGGCCTTATGATTTTAGTAGGGTATACGCTCACAAAAACTAATGGAGACAATCTTGCTGTGGCTATGTTTTTAACTGCTTTTATCGTCGGTGGATTCGCTAAAGCAAAAGAAGGAATTGAAGATACGATCCAAAATAAAGAGTTAAATGTAGAAATGCTGATGATTTTTGCTGCAATAGGCTCCGCGATTATTGGTTATTGGATGGAAGGGGCTATTCTCATCTTTATTTTTGCATTAAGTGGGGCTCTTGAGACTTATACAATGAATAAAAGTCATAGGGAAATATCCGCATTAATGAAAATGCAACCAGAACAGGCAACCTTATTAGCAAACGGCACTCAAAAAATTGTAAGTGTTTCAAGCTTAAAAATAGGAGATCGTATCTTAATTAAACCTGGCGAAAGAATTTCCGCTGATGGAAAACTTATTAGAGGTCAAACAAACATTGATGAGTCAACTATTACAGGGGAATCTCTACCTGTCTCTAAAAGTATTGGGATGTTTGTTTATGCAGGTACTGTGAATTTACAGGGGTCAATCACAGTAGAGGTTAACAAAAAAAGCAGTGATACCCTCTTCCAAAAAATTATTCAGCTTGTTCAAAATGCCCAGAGTGAAAAATCACCTTCACAGTTGTTTATTGAAAAATTTGAAGGTTTATATGTTAAATGTGTGTTAGCTGCAGTAGGTATAATGATGTTTTTGCCATACTTCTTATTAGGTTGGAGTTGGAATGAGACCT
Encoded here:
- the rlmD gene encoding 23S rRNA (uracil(1939)-C(5))-methyltransferase RlmD, with amino-acid sequence MMKPQTKKSNDNIKLQEGQTFPLTIKRLGINGEGVGFFKKQVVFVPGALPGEEVVVEATKVQEKFAEGKIKKIRKKSEHRIAPPCPIYEQCGGCQLQHLDYHQQLKEKRDIVVQAFERYTNVSIEELNIKQTLGMEDPWNYRNKSQFQVGLQKQKVIAGLYGINSHYLIDIADCMVQHEATNKVTQVIKRILQDLKISIYNERNRKGLVRTIVTRVGVESGEVQVVLITAEKNIPRKQVLVEEITKRLPEVKSIVQNINGNKTSLIFGDVTQPLHGKEVIQETLGDLQFELSARAFFQLNPYQTVKLYDEVKKAAQLTGNEKIVDAYCGVGTIGLWLAKDAAELRGMDTIGEAIADAKKNAKRHGIDNATYVTGKAEEWLPKWVKEGWKPDVVVVDPPRTGCDSKLLETVMKVKPKKLVYVSCNPSTLAKDIKTLSKNYKVNYVQPVDMFPHTAHVECVSQLILKEGTL
- the pdaA gene encoding delta-lactam-biosynthetic de-N-acetylase, with product MLVVIGITFSCSSYANANYSNQPIHWGFKKSQNHEPPNAGEELNVLLGNYSTYYLGDTTKKEVYLTFDNGYENGYTGQILDVLKKKNVPATFFVTGHYLKDQSELVKRMAAEGHIVGNHSWHHPDLTKVSDERLKRELNSVRDETERLTGQKDVAYLRPPRGVFSERTLALSNELGYQNVFWSLAFVDWHVDQQRGWEYAYENIMRQIHPGAILLLHTVSKDNAEALEKAITDLQADGYSFHSLDHLMTKKLDIDEPLLFNIN
- a CDS encoding formate/nitrite transporter family protein, with the protein product MEIKPLEQVEELALKKVIIYSKNPLHYIARSMLASMFIGFGVIVAFKTGGFFYAEHSPFTYPMAAITFGAAIILIAYGGGDLFTGNTFYYTYTALRKKMKWNLVYKLWTLSYIGNILGAIVFAFLIYTTGLFDDYSVNGFLLSVAEKKIHAPLSELFFRGILCNWLVCLAFFIPMSLQGDGPKLFTMVLFVFCFFISGYEHSIANMCTFAIALILEHPETITFGGVIRNLIPVTIGNLIGGALLMGVMYHYVNKPFLKDDN
- a CDS encoding fumarate hydratase; its protein translation is MEKIQESMYKLIVETSTRLPKDVRRAVAKAKALENAGTRAAMSLATITNNIKMADDNVSPICQDTGLPTFKIKTPIGVNQLKIKEAIFKAIAQATKDGKLRPNSVDSLTGENSGDNLGYGTPVIKFEQWEKDYIDARLILKGGGCENKNIQYSLPCELDGLGRAGRDLDGIRKCVMHSVYQAQGQGCSAGFIGVGIGGDRTSGYELAKDQLFRSVEDENSHEDLKKLEDYVMENANKLGIGTMGFGGEATLLGCKVGVMNRIPASFFVSVAYNCWAFRRLGVTLDQHSGDINDWLYQEGEEIDFSKEDGRIQETTKEEAKMVELQAPITEEQVRQLKVGDVVRINGRMFTGRDAIHKYLSDHEAPVDLDGQIIYHCGPVMLKDDEGNWHVKAAGPTTSIREEPYQGDIMKRFGIRAVIGKGGMGPKTLAALKEHGGVYLNAIGGAAQYYADCIKGVDGVDLMQFGIPEAMWHLQVEGFTAVVTMDSHGNSLHADVDKSSLEKLAQFKEPVFK
- a CDS encoding SE1561 family protein; the encoded protein is MGNAIHDKDSQISYLKNRLNMFLDVIDSLDPESTDLDDIDRLIKMLDDLEFKYDQFKNDWEEE
- a CDS encoding YfkD famly protein, which encodes MKVLFHCFAAIVLLLSLSNDVFAEKNKDKPVEEKKDKEEKPKQQPEETEAAEKFEIPNSVMNITKENTYPNPTQDLPYLQPSDLAEELINTAEVKIENPDLIKILNESSISTTPLAIGYRATIYLGQWALNYESSETSINWEYQKVNTNYYDNRGGKAPYQIHYQQEAQKQVKGGLTAKIDSDDEVKKMMLITAANKTKLPLSFTTIIGAGTKKDQIYNIPSKRLGYLYGYAPAVNEKGKVTYGEVYLVLKGSKKSIVVKNVTHQGIGAWIPVQDHISFGFIATEKPR
- a CDS encoding YczE/YyaS/YitT family protein is translated as MIKTYYYRTLFYLIGLFVISLGISLTIVADLGAGAWDALNVGLSNIIGFTVGTWTIIVGIILIILNAILLKSRPAYLAIITITLIGFFIDFWLIYMFGDLVPTDFGQKILLLILGIIALAFGIATYLQAKFPLSPIDQLMVAIRERLKVNLMVAKTIGEVTALILAFIFKGPIGIGTIIITFSIGPLIQLFFPTLEKCMDMLTREKQVFAKKNG
- a CDS encoding OsmC family protein — protein: MEFKMKEVGFTTEFEFGELHVAGDEAHGYRPFQLMVSSIVVCSGGVLRKILDKKRIKIDDLTIKSAVTRNEAEANRIEKICIHYLIKGTDLDPKKIEQSIHLAAKNCPMAQSVKNSIEIEETFELITQ
- a CDS encoding MFS transporter; this translates as MQNTNIRFWVLVSIVAISGFSQGMLLPLIAVIFETSGVSSFLNGLNATALYIGVLLASPFMEQPLRKFGYKPIILIGGLIVIISLALFPVWQSFWFWFVLRLLIGIGDHALHFGTQTWITDFSPANKRGRNISLYGLFFGIGFAIGPLMTPLVHINEALPFILSSVLCLISWSFLFLLKNEHPEQDVEMNSFFDTMKRFSAAWKYGWVAFLPPLSYGFLEASLNGSFPVYALRIGLDVKNVSFLLVSFAIGGIVFQLPLGILSDKYGRRKTLIAILTLGFISFTTAGFLEQSFFLLALCLFIAGMFVGSTFSLGISYMADLMPKNLLPTGNIMCGIFFSLGSLIGPSFGGLFIQYIKNISFFSIISFLYLAILLLILFKGRKTSMVIANQH